A region of the Stieleria neptunia genome:
ATCTCTTCAAGTGGGATAGGCTTCCAGCCCAGGGCTGTAAGGGTATCGCGTGACCGCGATTTTTGTGTATTCCCGTGTTTTACGCTACACGGAGGTTCGCGATGTCATCGAAAGTTTTTGATCGGTTTGTAACCAAGGCACCATTTGCTGTCATGACCAGGGCGCTCACGCAGGACTTTATCGGGAGCGATTTGCAACTGGTTTTCGATAACAATCGAGAAAAGCAGTATGAGTACCTCGCCACATTCCAGGCAGTGGCGATGACGGTCGCTGACGTGGCCTTGAATTTCAGCGAGAATTTCAATCAAGCCTACAAGGAGCACAAAGAGAATCTCGACGTTTCTCGACAGTCATTCTATGCCAAAACCAGAGGCATAGAACCAGCGGTAAGTGAGTCGCTCGTTTCGCACGCGGCAAAGCGGACTATCCAAATGCAAGACGCGATGGGGTTCACACCCTGGGAATTGCTTCCAGGTTATCGTTGCTTGAGTATTGATGGGAATGTCTTGGCGAAGTCTGACAAAAGATTGAAAGACCTTCGAGACGTCAAGGGTGCACCGTTGCCGGGTAAACTAGTCGCGAGGTTTGACCTACAGCGACAGGTGTTTGACCGCGCGTACGTGCTGCTTGACGGCCACGCGCAAGAGTCGACGTGTTGCGATCGGATCGTGGATGATATCCAGCCGAATGATGTCGTAATTGCGGACCGGCATTATTGCATCGTCCCATTCCTCAACAAACTCGCTCAATCCAAAAGCTTCTTCGTGATCCGCCAGCACGGGCGTTTGAAAGGCGTTTTACTGGGAAAACGCAAACGCATTGGCCGCAGCAGCACAGGCGTAGTCTACGAACAAGCGTTGAAACTATCTGCTGCCGAAGATGCCATGGTGGTTCGCCGAATCACTGTCATATTGGACTCGCCAACGCGAGATGGCGACGAAGAGATTCACGTGTTGACGAATCTTCCCGCCACAGTTTCGGCTAAGGACGTGGCAGAGGTTTACCGGCATCGCTGGGAAGAAGAAACCGCGTTCAATATTTTACAGATGACGCTCACTTGCGAGAAATCAGGTGTCGGTCATCCCAAAGCAGCAACGTTCCTGTTTTGTATGTCGCTGCTCGCGTTCAATCTTCGACAAACCATCTTTGCGGCTTTGTTTGCGACCCATGACGAATCAGAGGTGGAAGCGATCAGCCACTTTCACGTCTCAAAAAATGTCTCCGATAAAACCGAAGGGATGTTGATTGCGATCACCGAGGACGAGTGGGCAGAATTGATTCCGACGACAATCAAAGGCCTCGTCGCGATGCTGAAGAAGATCGCTCGGACGATCGACCTAAAGGAGTACAGAAAATCGGTCCGCGGCCCGAAGAAGAAAAAGCCGCACCGATCAAGGAATGTAGCCTCGTCTCATGTTTCGACCGCGAAACTGCTAGGATTGACCTAGCAGGATACCCTTACAGCCCTGGGCTTCCAGCCTGTCATGACAGCATCGACAGGCTGGAAGCCTATCCCACTCATTTTCCGTTCGTTGCTTCGTTCTTTCCAGAATTCTTCAGTCGACCACGCGGAGCCGTTCTGACATGCCGACCCTGATCCTCTCCCACTGCTGCCGATCCAATCGTTCTTCGGCATGGCTGCTCGTTCTTCTTGCCTGCGTTGCCGGGTTGGATGCCACGCCGTCGCTCGTTGCACAAGACGACGGCACGCGATCCGAGCCGGCCGATCCGCTGTCCATCAAACTATTGGAAATGGACTTGACCGCGACTGCCAAACTGTTCGCCCGACATGATTTGGATGACGACGGGGCGCTCAGCAAGTCCGAGTGCGAGCGGCTCAAGTGGACCAGCGAAGAGATCCGTCCGTTTGATCTCAATCGCAGCGGCGACCTGCAGCATGTCGAAGTCACGCTCAAGCTGGCAACCGAACGTGAAAACGCAGGCATCGTTCAGATGGATTCGATCCTGGCCGACCGTTACACCAAGCGTTACGACAGCAACCGAGACGGCAAATTGCAGCTGCGGGAATTAGAGGACAACACGTTTTCGGACCAGATCGACAGCTACGACCGAAATTCCGACGACGAACTTTCTCCGGAGGAACTGATTCGCGGATTGGCGTTCGAGCGCAAGTTTCGCGACGAACTGGGCGTCAAGGGTTGTGACCAAGGCGGCGCGATGTCGCTGATCAACCAGGGCGATGCCAACGGGGATCGTCAGCTGGGCGGCGACGAACTTGAAACGGTGGGGTTGGATGCGGCAACGATGAAGTTCGATCGAAACGACAGCGAATCGTTGTCGGTCTCGGAGCTGGCCGAATACTTGGCCGATCGCCGCATGCGGATGGGCATGACACCCTCGGATCAACTGCTCGCCCGCAACGTGATTCGCAGGGCCGATCAGGACGGCGACGGCTTGGTGTCAGCGGATCGGTTTCGTCAAGCTGACAGCGATTTGGACCTCGGCAGCCCCGACGAGAACGGTGACGGAAATCTGTCCCTGTTGGAGATGGAAACCTACTTGGCCAAACAACGCCAACGCCTTGGGTTTGACGACGAAGCCGCCAAGCGTGCATCGATCTTGATCGCCAGAAACGATTCCAACGGCGACCGCAAGCTTTCCAAGGCGGAACTGGTCGCCAGCGGCGCCAACCGCGACAGCCCGCTTTCGCCCCAAAAGCTCAGCCTGGTCGATCAAGACGGCGACGCGGCCATCGACATGAAAGAACTGGCCCGGTTCATCCAAAAAACCAAATGAAAGGTAGGAAAAAGTCGGTCGCTGGAATTTGAGACCGGTGGGCAACGATCGGGTCTCGTTTTTGTCGCACCCTTTTTCTGCCTTCCTTTCCAGAAGACCAGGCTCTGGCGTTCCAATCGCTGCAACCCTTCCAGCGAGAGGCGTTGAGTCCGGTTTCAACTTCACTCGAATTGGACTGCCTGAACCGGACACCTAGTGTTGGGCGGGGGAGTCCGCCACCCGAGTCGTGCGGCACCCTGTTTTGAATGGGAGCCAACGAATCAGGGGAACCTTGAGTGTCAGATACATCTTCCGCTTTCACCACCGGATTTCAGCTCGGCGACGCCGTCACCGCCAAGTCTCAGCCCGACATCACGGGGGTCGTCATGAATGCAATGACGGGGGCTGCTGAGGCGCAATATGTCGTCTTCATGGAGGGGGCTCCGAAAACGTACTACGAATCGCAACTGCAGCGTGCGGTGGATTCCAAGCCGGTTTCGCAACGGATCCCGGTCGAACGCTTTAACGCCTACCTCAGTTCCCTTCAGATTGAGCATCCCAGTGCGTCGACACTGTATTCCCTCCACTCGGCGAAAATCGAGAGCATTCCCTATCAATTCCGACCGGTCCTAAAATTCATTCGGTCGGATCGTCCGCGACTCTTGATCGCCGACGGTGTCGGAGTCGGAAAGACGATCGAAGCCGGGTTGATTCTCAAGGAGATGCAGTCCCGACGAGACCTCAATTCGGTCTTGATCATTTGTCCCAAGCCGCTGATTGTGGAAAAGAAATGGCAAGCGGAAATGCAGCGATTCGACGAGCGCTTTACCCAGCTTGACGGGAAGGAACTGCGTCACTGTATCGACGAATTCGCACGCGAAGGTGAGTGGCCCTCGCAACACTCCAAGACGATTCTGCCTTATTCGTTGTTGGACGAAGCCCTGCTTTCCGGGACCGCCAAAGGCCAACGACTCGGCCGGCCCGGATTGGAACAGTTGGACCCTCCGCCGCGTTTCGACCTGGTGATCGTCGATGAAGCTCATCATGTCCGGAACCCTTCCACGTTGAAGCATCAGGCCGTCAAGTACTTTTGCGATCAAGCCGACGCAGTGGTGTTTCTCACCGCAACACCCCTGGAAATGGAATCCGGCGACCTTTACGAATTGCTGCACCTGCTGAGGCCCGACCTGATTGTCGATCGCCCCAGTTTTGAACACATGGCGGCGCCGAATGCACATCTCAATCGCGCCATCGGAGCCCTGCGCGGCTGCTGTGAAAATTGGCGATCGGATGCACTCGACGCGATCGCCGAGGCGGGAGAAACGCCTTGGGGCCGCAGCATGCTGGCTCGCAATCCGATTTTTTCGGCCGTCAAGGCAACGCTCAACCGATGTGATGCGAGTGACGAAGACCGTGTTCGGTCCATCAAACAACTCGAAGGGTTGCATTCCTTTTCAGGAATCATCAACAGGACGCGCCGCCGCGACATCGGGACGTTCACGATCCGTCGCCCGGAAACGATCGAAGCGGAGTTTACCGAATCTCAGCGTCGTCTTCACGACAGGGTTCTCGACCTCCAGTCAAAGATTCTGCAAAGCTTGCACGGCAATACCAGCGTCAAGTTCATGATGACGACGATTCGTCGACAGGCGGCAAGCTCCCTGTTCGGACTCGTTCCATTGCTCGAAGATATTCTCAAGCGGCGATTCGAGGAATTGCGGCAAGACGGATTGGACGAAGACATCGAGTCGATCGACCACCGTGCAATCGAGCAGATCGAAGATCAGGTTCGGCAGGTCATCCAGGACGCGAGCAATCTGGATCACACCGATGCGAAACTTCACAGTCTGCTAGAGATCTTACTGGAACGAAAGCAGTTGCCCAATTACCGCGTCATGGTGTTCAGCGCGTTCCGTCACACGCTCACGTATTTACACGAACAACTCAGTCGCCAAGGACTTCGCGTGGGCGTCGTCCACGGCGGAACACCGGACGAAGATCGAGTGCAAATGCGGCAGCGATTCAAGTTGCCCTGTGAAGCAAGCGAAGCGCTCGACGTGCTCTTGTTCTCCGAGGTGGGATGCGAGGGCCTGGACTATCAATTCTGCGATTGCATCGTCAATTATGACCTGCCGTGGAACCCGATGCGAATCGAGCAGCGTATCGGTCGAATCGATCGACGCGGACAGCAAAGCGAATGTGTCTCGATCTACAACCTCATTACGCCGGGGACCGTCGACGCCGAAATCTACCAGCGTTGTCTCAAACGCATCGGTGTCTTCGAACGTGAAATCGGTGCCGGAGAAGAAATACTCGGCAAGATCACGCGAACGCTTCACGACATTGCCGAGAACCAGCAGTTGACCGAAGAGGAGCGGAGAGAACAGTTGCAACAATTGGCCGACAATGAGATCCGCCTGCTTCAAGAGAAACAAGAACTGGAAGAAAAACAGTTCGATCTCCTCGGGCTACAGGTTTCCAACACCGATGTGGACGACGCCACCAGTTTCTGGCTGGAGCCCGCGGCGCTTCAAAACCTGGTCACGGAATACTTGGAAGATCGCGTGGGAGGAAGTCACGAGTTCATTTCAGGAGGAACCGATCTCAAGACGTTGAGGCTGTCACGTGAGGCGCGGCAACTGTTGCTCGAAGACTTTTTTCGTCTGCCCGCCGACCGGGCCGAGAGTTTTCGACGATGGAAACATTGGCTCAAGGACAGTGACCAGCGTCTGGCAATCGCGTTTCGATCGGAGTGCGCCGCAGAGGCACCTGATGCCACGCTGATCACCCCGCAGCATCCGCTGGTGCGACAAGCTTCTGCCTACATCAACGATGTGCTGCGCGAGCCGGTGGTCGTCTGCGAAGTCGCCAGTACCGAGATCCCGCCCGGCTCCTATCCGTTTGTCATCTACGAGTGGAAGTACGACGGATTGCACCAGGACCTTCGTCTGATTCCGATCGCCAAGGATGACGACGTCACGGCGGAACTCCTTCGCTGGCTCGAGACGGCGTCCGACGCAAGTCGTTCGGCCGAAACGATTCTGGATGATGGTGAGCTTCGCGAGCTTGAAGATCGCCATTACCGCTTGTGGGCCGAATCCAGGAAAGAGCATTGCGACCAAATGGCACGCATCGTTTCCTTCCAAAAAGAAAGCCTCGATGCAAGCCACCAAGCCGCCTCCGAAGTGTGTCTCGCACAACTGAAGATGGCCAAGGATGAAAAAATTCGGCGGATGCGACGCAAACAGTTGGAAAATGCCGAGGCCGCCTACCAGCGTCGATCCGCGGAACTCGAACAAATGGCTGGGCGTGCCGATATCGTGACACGACTGGTCGCCCGCGGCACCGTGATCGTCAACGGGGGCCAATGATGCCAGTCGATTACGATCGAATTTGTCGAGAGAATCTCCGGAAGTTCGGTGAGGAAACGGCGCATCTGGAGATCCTCCGCGCGCTGTACAACAAACGGACACACTTCATCTACGAGCTACTTCAAAACGCGGACGATGCGGAAGCGAAGCAAGTTCTGTTCGAAGTCGATTCCGGCGCCTTCATCTGCCGGCACGACGGTCGCCTGTTTGCCGAACAGGATGTCATCGGAATCAGCGCCGTTTGCAACAGCACGAAAGTCTCGAATCTCAGCAAGATCGGCAAGTTCGGCATCGGGTTCAAGTCGGTCTACAACTACACTCGGACGCCCCAAGTGCATTCCGGTGAAGAGCACTTTCGAATTGAGCACTATGTTCGTCCCCGCCCGATCGCTCCCGAGCCTCATCTGCCTGGTTGCCCGACGAGCTTTGTCCTACCGTTTGACGCCGAGATCGACGCGGCGACGGCGCAACAGGAAATCGGCGAGGAACTGATATCGCTGATCCCTCGAAATTTGTTGTTCCTCAATCATCTTCACCGTGTTGAATTCCGGATCGCGAATCGGCCATCGGTTTCACTCTTTCGTACGATCGACGACAGGGGGACTCACGCCTGGGTGTCGGTCTCTCGTGCGTCTGAGGACTCGAGTTCGCAAGAACATTGGTTGGTCTTTCAGCGGCCCGTCGTGCGTTCCGACGCGGACGGTCAAAACCGCGTGCAAATCGCATTCAAGCTTGAACGTGATACCGACGGCGGTCGTCCACGCGTCGAGCCGCTTTCCTCGCCGCCGTTGTATGTTTCGTTTCCCACCGAACGACGTTTGCAAGTCGGCTGCATCATTCAGGGGCCATTCCGCACCAACCCGGCGCGCGACAACGTCCAAGAGGCAGACCAATGGAACCGTCACCTTGCCGACGAAACGTCACAACTGCTCGCCGATACTCTGCCGGAACTTCGCGCCCTCGAGCTGCTGACAGCGGAACTGTTGCAATCCTTGCCGATCCAGCAGTCTGCTTTTCCCGAAGGATCTCTGTTTGCGCCCCTCTTTGACGCCACAAAGCTGGTTCTCGGCACTCAACCGCTGTTGCCGGCGGACGACGGTTCATTCATCGAAGGCGCCGTAGCGCGCCTCGCCGGCTCCGATGACGTTCGTGACCTGATCGATGCGTCACAGCTTTCGGAGCTTACCGCCGATTCGCGGCTTGCCGTCGATTCACGTTCGGCCAAATGGCTCAGCGGAGACATCACCGCAAACAAAACGCCCGTGTTGAGGCGATTCCTGGTTGAAGAGCTTGGCGTCGAGGAGTTTCGGGCCAATCGTATTGGGGAACTGCTGACCGACGAATTTCTTCAGGCCCAAGAAGATGCATGGATGATTCGGCTGTATCAGTTTCTGCTGCACCGCGAATCACTCTGGTCGCAGCGCGGCGGTGGACGTCCCGGTGAATTGAGAAACAGGCGGTTGATTCGATTGGACTGTGGCCGTCATGTGGCGCCGTTTGACGAACACCTGTCACCCCTGGCATACCTTCCGAGCGAACGATGCAATACGTTTCCAGTGGTGAAACGGTCGATCGCCAGTGACCCGTTCGCGACCGAGTTCCTCCAGCGGTTAGGGCTCACCGAACCGGATTTGACGGATGAAGTCCTCTTTGGCATCCTGCCCAAATACGACGATGCCGTCGACACGAATCCGGTTGACATCGATTCATACTGGGAAGACGTGTCGCAGATTGTTGCATCGCTCCAACACACCGATTCCATGTCGGTGGAAAAATGGAACCGTCTCCAGAGGCGACTTCAAGAGACCCCGTTTCTGCTCGCTGAAGACGTGCATGGAAGGACCGGCCTGGAGCGACCGGCCGCGATTTATCAGCGATCGCCCGAATTGCTGGCCTATTTTGCGGGGAATGATCAGGCACGCTTCCTAACGTCGGACGTCGCCCCGCGCGTCGAGCCGGGGCTAGCGAAGCTGCGTATCGCTTCGCTTCCCCGGATCCGTCCATTGACTCCAGACTTATCCGATGAACAGCTTGCCGAACTCAGGGGCGGTCAAAAGTCGACTCGGGAAGAAACGCTCGTCGATTTTGATCTCGATGGGCTGCAACACGCTCTGATGCAAATTCAGAACGCGGGTCCCCAGCTGGCCTTGGCACGATCCCTCTCGCTTTGGAATCTGCTCGAGCGTTTGTATGCGGACGGAAACGGCCGCGGATGGGAAGGAGAGCATCGGTGGTACTACCGCACCGAACAGGTTCGGTATTTCAACTCCCGTTTGGTGAAAACGCTCCAAGAAAGCGCCTGGCTGCCGACCTCCGAGGGGACGTTACGGCGTCCCACGGAAGTCGCGTTTGACGACCTGCCGTCTGGCTTTACGCCACACAAAAAACTGATCGACCTGCTCGGGTTCCGCCAGTCGGAGCACGACGCGAGCGAGCGTGCGGCAGAGTTGCTAAGACCGTTTGGTGTGACCGCCGATGACCTGAAATTGATTCAACAGGATCCGGATGGGTTTCAGCATTGGAGAGAATCGCAGCAGCGATCAAGGTCCCGCGAACACTTTCCAGATCGCCCTTCATCGAACCCGCAACGACGCGAGGAAAGGGTGATGGAGGAGGTTGCCGCTGCCCCAGAAAAACAGTTCGAATCCAAAACCAGGACGGTCCGTGTTTCCAAGAGCGGCATGGAAATGCGCACTTGGCTGAGACGCCAATACACCGACGATTCGGAACAGATGTATTGCCAGATCACTCAACAGGTCATGCCGTTCCGAAAACGGAACGGTGACCACTATTTTGAAGCCGTCGAAATGTTTAGTGGTTTGGGCAAAGAACATCGCGCCGCCTATCTGGCCCTCTCTCCGGTCGCAGCCGCGAAGTACAAGGAATTCGTCAAGGCGGATGCAAAGGCGATGGAAGTATTTTGTGCGAGGATTCTGAAAACGACAGAGAATCAAATCCCACTCGAACTCGGTGATGAACGCGTGAACGTCCGATTCACCGACCAGCACGCGCGCGATCTGCGCACCCTGTTGAAACAACTCGCCCCACTCCGAACTCCGTCACCGGCTGATCCACCAATCGGACCGCATCCTGTTGCCTTTCCGCAAACCGAAATCCCGACGATCAACTGTAACCGTACACCAGAACCGTTGTAGGTGCAGGGTTGAGAGCTCTGGTATCGCTAAGCAAATCACCGCATTTTGCAATGCCTTCAGCTGCTTGGTTTGCCGAAAAGCTGAAGTATACTGGTGGACATGTGAGCCACAGGAACGAACAAAACTCTGTGTGGCACCTGATTTTCGATTTGTATTCTTGAAGCTACTTTGCTGTGCCACCTTTAGAAGAGCTTATCGAGCAGTACTACGCGTCGCTTCGCAAAAACGCAAGCCAAATGCTTCGGCGTTATCCGTCAATCAAACGGTGGGAGGAGACCGATGATGTTGTGCAACTTTCACTTGTGCGACTGATTCGCTCACTTGAGTCAACACCGCTTGAGTCAGAGCTACATTTCCGACGACTGGCAGGTTTGCAAGTTCGCAGGATGCTGATTGACTTGGCCCGTTCATTTTCCGGCCCCCATGGATTGAACCGCAATCACGAAACCCACTATGGAAACAAGAGCTTGTACGAAAACCTTGCCGTACATGATGCAGGTACTGCAGGTGAAATCACGCTAGAGGACTGGGGCGAGTTCCATTTGCTCGTCGGTGAACTCAAGGGCGAAGACCGCGACATGTTTGATCTTTTGTGGTACTCAGGACTTTCGGTGGAAGCGGTTGCTACAATGCTGGGAATCTCTGTTCGTTCGGTACAGCGAAGGTGGCGAAAGGCGAGAATTGAAGTGGCAAAGGCCTACCGTGGCCAGGCCGACGTAGCCGGCATGCTGCAATGACCCATCATGGGGCAAGTTTGGATTGGGACGCTCTTTCAGCTGATGAGCGAGAAGCGGTTGAGGATGCTCTCGATGCGTGGGAGGCAGGCGGAACGGACAAGTCCAAGCTCTCAGTCTTTGAACTCTGTGACGATCCCAAGCTGACCCCCTTTATTGAACAGCGTATCGGTGAGCTCGAACGGGTTTCAATTTTCATTGACACAGATATCACCAATGAAGAGTCACGTCCTGAAAATATCGGTCCCGTTCGAATCACAGAAGTGATTTCTCGTGGGATTTTGTGCGATGTGTTTCGTGGCAGGCAGCACGGTACGTCTCGTGATGTAGCGGTTAAGGTTCTGCACCGTAGTGGAAATCCGGGATCTGCCGAGAACGCATTTCGGCAAGAGATTGAGGTCCTTGCCAGGCTCAATCATCCGGGTGTTGCAAAGCTGTATTTTGCCGGTCGCACATCCGACGCCGGGCGGTCTTTGCCCTACTTTGTGATGGAATACCTTCCGGGGCCAAGTCTAATCGACTACGCAACGAAACAGGGTTTTTCAATCGCTGACCGTGTGGACCTGTTTGTCGAAGTGTGCGAGGCGCTTGGCAGCGCCCATCAAGCCGGAGTCATCCACCGAGACCTAAAGCCTTCTAATATTCTGACAACCGAGGATGGCCGACCAAGGATTTTGGATTTTGGGATTGCGAAACTCGTCAAGGCCACCGACACAGTCCATTCGCTCTATGGAATCGGAACACCGGGCTACGTGAGCCCTGAACAGCTTGAAAACGATGTCGCACAGGACACTCGTAGTGACATTTATAGCCTGGGCGTTGTGCTCTATGAGTTGATCTCAGGGATGCTTCCCTACACGCGACCAATGGAGTCGATTGCTGACGCTGCCAATGCGGTGCTAAACGGAGAGTTGGTTGATCTAAGAAAAAGGGCGCCGAATTGCCCACGTGACTTGGCCTCCATCGTCCACAAGTGCCTTCGGAAAGATCCCAGGCATCGTTACCAAAGTGTTGAGATGCTTTTAGCTGATTTGGGGCGATTTAAAAACGGTGACGCGGTAGGCGCGAGGTCGCAGTCTGCGTTGGAGTCGTCGTGGAGGTTTGCTCGTAAATATTGGATCTCGACCACGCTTGCCTGCGCCGTGTTTCTGGCATTTTCTCTTGGAGGACTCACCGCATTTGTATTTTGGAAGCGATCGGAGCAGGCACGTCGCTTATTGAGTGACGAATTGGCGTTGAGGCGTCGGTCCGCGTTCAATCAAGTTCTTGCCAACGCCGACCGAAACTGGCAGGCATCACCCGACCTTGTACGTGGCTGGCTGGATGACGCCGCAACAGCACAGGAGCTGCCGTTTTCGGGCTTTGCAGCAAGGGTGCAAACACACCGAACCAAGCGTGTGGTCAATGAGTTCAAGGCCCATGCCAATGCAGTCAGGGAACTTGCTTACTCAGCTGACAACAGCAAACTCGTCACTGCCGATGTTTCGGGAATCGTGCATGGGTGGGATCTTGAATCGGGGAATCGGATTTGGCAACGAAGATTTGGTCCGCAAAACGTGCGAGGATGTTCGACAAGTCCGGATGGCGAAGTGCTGCTGGTTACAACCTCCGGTGGGTTGAGCCTCCTTGATCTCGCGAGCGGGCAAACGCTTGCGGAGCAAAGCACAGGGTTCAGAGACACCGTTGACGCATCGTTCTCGCCAAATGGAACGCTGGTTTATGCCAGGGGCGACGGCAACCGGATCTCGGTTTGGGATTCTGGGTTAAACGACCACCAAGGGCTGTATGTTGCGCCGTTTAAGAGAGTGTTGCTTGCAGCAATCGACGCAGACGCAAACAGGATGATCGCTGTGAGTCAAAACGGAGAGGCCGTTGCCTGGAATCTGGGCGATGACAACTACCAAAGCTTACTGAAACCTCAGTCACGAACCTTTAACGATGGTTCCATCTCCGCAGATCTTAGCCGTCTTGCATTGGGTGGGCCACGTGGTGAATTTCGAATCTTTGATCTCAACTCACAGCAAGCTGTTTTGGTAGATGAAGAAAATGG
Encoded here:
- a CDS encoding sacsin N-terminal ATP-binding-like domain-containing protein, whose amino-acid sequence is MMPVDYDRICRENLRKFGEETAHLEILRALYNKRTHFIYELLQNADDAEAKQVLFEVDSGAFICRHDGRLFAEQDVIGISAVCNSTKVSNLSKIGKFGIGFKSVYNYTRTPQVHSGEEHFRIEHYVRPRPIAPEPHLPGCPTSFVLPFDAEIDAATAQQEIGEELISLIPRNLLFLNHLHRVEFRIANRPSVSLFRTIDDRGTHAWVSVSRASEDSSSQEHWLVFQRPVVRSDADGQNRVQIAFKLERDTDGGRPRVEPLSSPPLYVSFPTERRLQVGCIIQGPFRTNPARDNVQEADQWNRHLADETSQLLADTLPELRALELLTAELLQSLPIQQSAFPEGSLFAPLFDATKLVLGTQPLLPADDGSFIEGAVARLAGSDDVRDLIDASQLSELTADSRLAVDSRSAKWLSGDITANKTPVLRRFLVEELGVEEFRANRIGELLTDEFLQAQEDAWMIRLYQFLLHRESLWSQRGGGRPGELRNRRLIRLDCGRHVAPFDEHLSPLAYLPSERCNTFPVVKRSIASDPFATEFLQRLGLTEPDLTDEVLFGILPKYDDAVDTNPVDIDSYWEDVSQIVASLQHTDSMSVEKWNRLQRRLQETPFLLAEDVHGRTGLERPAAIYQRSPELLAYFAGNDQARFLTSDVAPRVEPGLAKLRIASLPRIRPLTPDLSDEQLAELRGGQKSTREETLVDFDLDGLQHALMQIQNAGPQLALARSLSLWNLLERLYADGNGRGWEGEHRWYYRTEQVRYFNSRLVKTLQESAWLPTSEGTLRRPTEVAFDDLPSGFTPHKKLIDLLGFRQSEHDASERAAELLRPFGVTADDLKLIQQDPDGFQHWRESQQRSRSREHFPDRPSSNPQRREERVMEEVAAAPEKQFESKTRTVRVSKSGMEMRTWLRRQYTDDSEQMYCQITQQVMPFRKRNGDHYFEAVEMFSGLGKEHRAAYLALSPVAAAKYKEFVKADAKAMEVFCARILKTTENQIPLELGDERVNVRFTDQHARDLRTLLKQLAPLRTPSPADPPIGPHPVAFPQTEIPTINCNRTPEPL
- a CDS encoding EF-hand domain-containing protein, whose translation is MPTLILSHCCRSNRSSAWLLVLLACVAGLDATPSLVAQDDGTRSEPADPLSIKLLEMDLTATAKLFARHDLDDDGALSKSECERLKWTSEEIRPFDLNRSGDLQHVEVTLKLATERENAGIVQMDSILADRYTKRYDSNRDGKLQLRELEDNTFSDQIDSYDRNSDDELSPEELIRGLAFERKFRDELGVKGCDQGGAMSLINQGDANGDRQLGGDELETVGLDAATMKFDRNDSESLSVSELAEYLADRRMRMGMTPSDQLLARNVIRRADQDGDGLVSADRFRQADSDLDLGSPDENGDGNLSLLEMETYLAKQRQRLGFDDEAAKRASILIARNDSNGDRKLSKAELVASGANRDSPLSPQKLSLVDQDGDAAIDMKELARFIQKTK
- a CDS encoding transposase gives rise to the protein MTRALTQDFIGSDLQLVFDNNREKQYEYLATFQAVAMTVADVALNFSENFNQAYKEHKENLDVSRQSFYAKTRGIEPAVSESLVSHAAKRTIQMQDAMGFTPWELLPGYRCLSIDGNVLAKSDKRLKDLRDVKGAPLPGKLVARFDLQRQVFDRAYVLLDGHAQESTCCDRIVDDIQPNDVVIADRHYCIVPFLNKLAQSKSFFVIRQHGRLKGVLLGKRKRIGRSSTGVVYEQALKLSAAEDAMVVRRITVILDSPTRDGDEEIHVLTNLPATVSAKDVAEVYRHRWEEETAFNILQMTLTCEKSGVGHPKAATFLFCMSLLAFNLRQTIFAALFATHDESEVEAISHFHVSKNVSDKTEGMLIAITEDEWAELIPTTIKGLVAMLKKIARTIDLKEYRKSVRGPKKKKPHRSRNVASSHVSTAKLLGLT
- a CDS encoding DEAD/DEAH box helicase, which gives rise to MSDTSSAFTTGFQLGDAVTAKSQPDITGVVMNAMTGAAEAQYVVFMEGAPKTYYESQLQRAVDSKPVSQRIPVERFNAYLSSLQIEHPSASTLYSLHSAKIESIPYQFRPVLKFIRSDRPRLLIADGVGVGKTIEAGLILKEMQSRRDLNSVLIICPKPLIVEKKWQAEMQRFDERFTQLDGKELRHCIDEFAREGEWPSQHSKTILPYSLLDEALLSGTAKGQRLGRPGLEQLDPPPRFDLVIVDEAHHVRNPSTLKHQAVKYFCDQADAVVFLTATPLEMESGDLYELLHLLRPDLIVDRPSFEHMAAPNAHLNRAIGALRGCCENWRSDALDAIAEAGETPWGRSMLARNPIFSAVKATLNRCDASDEDRVRSIKQLEGLHSFSGIINRTRRRDIGTFTIRRPETIEAEFTESQRRLHDRVLDLQSKILQSLHGNTSVKFMMTTIRRQAASSLFGLVPLLEDILKRRFEELRQDGLDEDIESIDHRAIEQIEDQVRQVIQDASNLDHTDAKLHSLLEILLERKQLPNYRVMVFSAFRHTLTYLHEQLSRQGLRVGVVHGGTPDEDRVQMRQRFKLPCEASEALDVLLFSEVGCEGLDYQFCDCIVNYDLPWNPMRIEQRIGRIDRRGQQSECVSIYNLITPGTVDAEIYQRCLKRIGVFEREIGAGEEILGKITRTLHDIAENQQLTEEERREQLQQLADNEIRLLQEKQELEEKQFDLLGLQVSNTDVDDATSFWLEPAALQNLVTEYLEDRVGGSHEFISGGTDLKTLRLSREARQLLLEDFFRLPADRAESFRRWKHWLKDSDQRLAIAFRSECAAEAPDATLITPQHPLVRQASAYINDVLREPVVVCEVASTEIPPGSYPFVIYEWKYDGLHQDLRLIPIAKDDDVTAELLRWLETASDASRSAETILDDGELRELEDRHYRLWAESRKEHCDQMARIVSFQKESLDASHQAASEVCLAQLKMAKDEKIRRMRRKQLENAEAAYQRRSAELEQMAGRADIVTRLVARGTVIVNGGQ
- a CDS encoding sigma-70 family RNA polymerase sigma factor; this translates as MPPLEELIEQYYASLRKNASQMLRRYPSIKRWEETDDVVQLSLVRLIRSLESTPLESELHFRRLAGLQVRRMLIDLARSFSGPHGLNRNHETHYGNKSLYENLAVHDAGTAGEITLEDWGEFHLLVGELKGEDRDMFDLLWYSGLSVEAVATMLGISVRSVQRRWRKARIEVAKAYRGQADVAGMLQ